The Geoalkalibacter subterraneus genome contains the following window.
CGTTCACGCCGGCCACAACCTGTGCATCAAAGCCGACGCCTGCCATCAGTAGAAAGCGGGTTTCACCGGCCAGGCCAAGGCTTATAGGGCGAGGATTTCCTTCCAGCGCGACCTGGCAGGCCTGCTCCACAGTTCTCGGCAGACCGATCTCCAGCGAAAGCACATTAGTGGTGCCCAGCGGCACGAATGCCAGGGGCGTTGTGCAGGGTGCCAGTCCATTGACCACTTCATTCAGGGTGCCGTCGCCGCCTGCGACGATGATACGATGGTAGCTCTTCCCGCGTGCCTGCGCGGCGAAGCGTTGCGCGTCGCCGCGCGCCTGGGTCAGGGCGGTCTCCACCTGATAGCCGCGGTCGCGCAGATATTTTTCGGCCCGTTGGATTGCGGGGCGCGCATTGCCGCCGGCGATGGGGTTGCAGATGAGCAGGATGGGGGAGGGCATGGCTTATATTTTTGGCCGAATGTGGGTCAGAACAACTTTAAAAAATCAAGCAGGCATTGATTGAAGGCCTCGGGCTGTTCAAGGTTCGCCATGTGCCCGGCGCCATCGATCATACAGGAACGTCCGGCCGGCAGACCTTTTGTGAAGGCCGGAATGGTCTCCGGCGGCACGGCGCGATCTTCCGTCGCACCGACAACCAGTGCCGGCACAGGAAAGTCACCCAGGCGGCTGCTGTAGTCGGGACGGTCGCGCATGGCGTGCAGGGCACCGATGAGCCCTTCATCAGAGGATTGCTCCATAATTCCTCTGACCTGATCCACCAGGGTTGGATTCTGCTCCAGGGTGCTCGGTGCGAAAACCAGTTGGATAAATGCGTCGATCACATCATGACGACGCCCCTGGCGCACGGCTTGCGCCATGCTGTTGCGCTTCTCCCGCCCCGCATCGTCGTCGGCGGTGCAGCGGGTCACCAGGAAGGCGGCGCCGGCGATCCTTTTCGGATGCCGCTCCAGCAGGTTCAGCAGAACATAGCCGCCCATCGACATGCCGCCCACCACCGCACGCCCGATGCCGAGATGCAGCATCAGTTGAGCGACATCGTCCGCCAATCGATCCATCGAATAAGGTTCATCGCCGCATTCACTTTCGCCGAAACCAGCCAGGTCCGGGGCAACCACCCGGTAGCCTGCGGAAGCCAACGCCTCGATCTGCGGTGTCCACATGGCGCGACTCAGAGGAAAGCCATGGATCAGCACAATCGCCGGTCCCTGCCCCTCGTCGCTGTAAGCAATCTGGCGCCCATTGATACAAGCCTTCATCGATATATTCTCTCCTGTATGTTTGGCTTAAGGGGGGCGGCTTAAGGCTTTAGGCGTGAGGCTGAAGGCGCCCAAAGCCCAAAGCCCAAAGCCCAAAGCATTTCGCGTCCCTCGTCCCGCGTCCCTCTCTACCCCTTCCCGAACAGTCCGAACAACCCCTTCTTCTTTTTCTCCGGTTCCGGCTCCTCAACATGATCCACAACCGGGAAGCGTTCCACCACCGCGCGCACATGGGGGGCGCTGCCGAGTTC
Protein-coding sequences here:
- a CDS encoding diacylglycerol/lipid kinase family protein, which translates into the protein MPSPILLICNPIAGGNARPAIQRAEKYLRDRGYQVETALTQARGDAQRFAAQARGKSYHRIIVAGGDGTLNEVVNGLAPCTTPLAFVPLGTTNVLSLEIGLPRTVEQACQVALEGNPRPISLGLAGETRFLLMAGVGFDAQVVAGVNARLKKLLGKGAYVVGALAQALRHRSQAVQARMPKGQILTGYGAIISNARCYGGTFQITPKACLTEESLEVFILRNAGLSALLKLSLRMLLRRPVSPALGEIIRTREVTLSGDSVSVQLDGDFFGFLPLHFTTSFGEITLVFPSQ
- a CDS encoding alpha/beta fold hydrolase, translating into MKACINGRQIAYSDEGQGPAIVLIHGFPLSRAMWTPQIEALASAGYRVVAPDLAGFGESECGDEPYSMDRLADDVAQLMLHLGIGRAVVGGMSMGGYVLLNLLERHPKRIAGAAFLVTRCTADDDAGREKRNSMAQAVRQGRRHDVIDAFIQLVFAPSTLEQNPTLVDQVRGIMEQSSDEGLIGALHAMRDRPDYSSRLGDFPVPALVVGATEDRAVPPETIPAFTKGLPAGRSCMIDGAGHMANLEQPEAFNQCLLDFLKLF